One region of Desulfovibrio intestinalis genomic DNA includes:
- the rpsG gene encoding 30S ribosomal protein S7, with protein sequence MPRKGPVPKREVLPDPLYSSRLVTKVVNRLMYDGKKGAAEKIFYSALETLAEKTSEDPMRAFEKALDNVKPHMEVKARRVGGATYQVPMEVRPERQVSLSIRWLINYARSRGEKGMTAKLAAELLDAFNGRGGAVKKREDTHRMADANKAFSHYRW encoded by the coding sequence ATGCCCCGTAAAGGTCCTGTTCCCAAGAGGGAAGTGCTGCCCGATCCGCTTTATTCCAGCCGTCTCGTCACCAAAGTCGTGAATCGGCTTATGTATGACGGCAAAAAGGGCGCCGCCGAAAAGATTTTCTACAGCGCTTTGGAAACCCTGGCCGAAAAGACCAGCGAAGATCCCATGCGCGCCTTTGAAAAGGCCCTGGATAACGTGAAGCCCCATATGGAAGTCAAGGCTCGCCGCGTTGGCGGTGCGACCTATCAGGTTCCTATGGAAGTGCGTCCTGAACGCCAGGTTTCGCTGTCTATCCGGTGGCTCATCAACTATGCCCGCTCGCGCGGCGAAAAGGGCATGACTGCCAAGCTTGCCGCTGAACTGCTGGATGCTTTCAACGGGCGCGGTGGCGCGGTGAAAAAGCGCGAAGATACCCACCGTATGGCTGATGCCAACAAGGCCTTCTCTCATTACCGCTGGTAA
- a CDS encoding SMR family transporter, protein MSPANIAYLQLGGAILLEVVATACLKQSNGMSRIVPTVAALSGYGISFYLLAQVLKVVPMGISYGIWSGIGIVIVSVMGFALFGQKLDMAACLGLGLIVMGVLVIHFFSGSMPH, encoded by the coding sequence ATGAGTCCCGCCAATATAGCCTACCTGCAACTGGGCGGCGCCATCCTGCTTGAAGTGGTGGCTACGGCCTGCCTCAAGCAGTCCAACGGTATGAGCCGCATTGTGCCCACCGTGGCTGCCCTGAGCGGATACGGCATCTCGTTCTACCTGCTGGCGCAGGTGCTCAAGGTGGTGCCTATGGGCATATCGTACGGCATCTGGAGTGGCATTGGCATTGTCATTGTTTCCGTTATGGGTTTTGCCCTTTTTGGGCAAAAGCTGGACATGGCCGCCTGTCTTGGCCTCGGCCTTATTGTGATGGGCGTTCTTGTCATACATTTTTTTTCTGGGTCCATGCCGCATTAA
- the rpsL gene encoding 30S ribosomal protein S12, whose amino-acid sequence MPTINQLIRIERKAVLKRKKTPALQACPQRRGVCTRVYTTTPKKPNSALRKVARVRLTNGIEVTAYIPGEGHNLQEHSVVIIRGGRVKDLPGVRYHIVRGTLDTSGVADRRKSRSKYGAKRPK is encoded by the coding sequence ATGCCCACTATTAACCAGCTTATCCGCATTGAGCGGAAGGCCGTGCTGAAACGCAAAAAGACGCCCGCCCTGCAGGCTTGCCCGCAGCGTCGTGGTGTTTGCACCCGCGTTTACACCACCACCCCTAAAAAGCCTAACTCCGCTCTGCGTAAGGTTGCCCGTGTGCGCCTGACCAACGGCATTGAAGTTACGGCTTACATCCCCGGTGAAGGTCACAACCTTCAGGAACACTCCGTGGTCATCATCCGCGGCGGTCGTGTAAAAGACTTGCCCGGTGTGCGTTACCACATTGTACGCGGTACCCTGGATACCTCCGGTGTGGCCGATCGTCGCAAGAGTCGTTCCAAGTACGGCGCCAAGCGCCCCAAATAA